In a single window of the Micromonospora sp. WMMD1155 genome:
- a CDS encoding YcxB family protein, with translation MHIRFDVPADPAYPGRVAAALGGVRLRRFRYIGAVLAAVGVIGFAVSRGSATGERLTSLWTTLVLAGVLSMLFLPWVRWRARRRSGGYAVDGSYDITDDNIMMRSGSESGGIAWDGVTRVEDTRDFWIVYVDRMPATVIPRWLMTAEDAETLRTHMTERGLLAPR, from the coding sequence GTGCACATCCGTTTCGACGTACCAGCCGATCCCGCCTATCCCGGCCGGGTGGCCGCCGCGCTCGGCGGTGTCCGGCTGCGCAGGTTCCGCTACATCGGCGCGGTGCTGGCGGCGGTCGGGGTGATCGGATTCGCCGTCTCGCGGGGGTCCGCGACCGGCGAGCGGCTCACCTCGCTGTGGACGACCCTGGTCCTCGCCGGAGTGCTGTCGATGCTGTTCCTGCCGTGGGTGCGGTGGCGCGCCCGCCGCCGGTCCGGCGGGTACGCCGTCGACGGCTCCTACGACATCACCGACGACAACATCATGATGCGCAGCGGCTCGGAGTCCGGCGGCATCGCCTGGGACGGGGTCACCCGGGTGGAGGACACCCGGGACTTCTGGATCGTGTACGTCGACCGGATGCCGGCGACCGTGATCCCCCGCTGGCTGATGACCGCCGAGGACGCCGAGACGCTGCGTACCCACATGACCGAACGCGGCCTGCTCGCACCGCGCTGA
- a CDS encoding DUF1152 domain-containing protein — MTTSAALPADLGVFSLAVPPLFAALAPARNVLIAGAGGGFDVYAGLPLALALWRGGTQVHLASLSFSELELIDQDAWSAEHVAAVQPGTTSPDWYFPERTLARWLAAQDLPSTVYAFPPLGVQPLRAAYRHLVEQLDIDAVVLVDGGTDILLHGDESNLGTPVEDITSLAAVTALDVPIKLVTSLGFGIDAYDGVNHVEVLENLAALDRDGAYLGALSIPGSSREAVLYRDAVADAQAATPDRPSIVQGQIAAATSGAFGDVRFTRRTGGGDLFVNPLMAMYFTVDLDELATRCLYLDRIENTVGRRQVITRIQAFREELRNTRIPRAFPH; from the coding sequence GTGACGACCTCCGCGGCACTACCCGCCGATCTCGGTGTGTTCTCGTTGGCCGTACCCCCACTGTTCGCCGCGCTGGCTCCGGCGCGCAACGTCCTCATCGCCGGCGCGGGCGGAGGCTTCGACGTGTACGCGGGTCTGCCGTTGGCCCTCGCCCTGTGGCGCGGCGGCACACAGGTGCACCTGGCCAGTCTGTCCTTCTCGGAACTCGAACTGATCGACCAGGACGCGTGGAGCGCGGAGCACGTCGCTGCCGTGCAGCCGGGCACCACCAGCCCGGACTGGTACTTCCCGGAACGGACGCTCGCCCGGTGGCTGGCGGCCCAGGATCTGCCGTCGACCGTGTACGCCTTCCCGCCGCTCGGTGTCCAGCCCCTTCGGGCCGCGTACCGGCACCTGGTCGAACAGCTCGACATCGACGCGGTCGTGCTCGTCGACGGCGGCACCGACATCCTGCTGCACGGCGACGAGAGCAATCTCGGCACGCCGGTGGAGGACATCACCAGCCTCGCGGCGGTGACCGCGCTGGACGTCCCGATCAAGCTGGTGACCAGCCTCGGCTTCGGCATCGACGCGTACGACGGCGTGAACCACGTCGAGGTGCTGGAGAATCTCGCCGCGCTCGACCGCGACGGCGCCTACCTCGGCGCCCTGTCCATCCCCGGTTCCAGCCGGGAGGCCGTGCTTTACCGCGATGCCGTCGCCGACGCCCAGGCCGCCACCCCGGACCGGCCGAGCATCGTGCAGGGACAGATCGCCGCCGCCACCAGTGGAGCGTTCGGAGACGTCCGGTTCACTCGGCGTACCGGCGGCGGAGACCTGTTCGTCAACCCGCTGATGGCGATGTACTTCACGGTCGACCTCGACGAACTCGCCACCCGATGCCTCTACCTCGACCGCATCGAGAACACCGTCGGCAGACGGCAGGTGATCACGCGCATTCAAGCCTTCCGCGAGGAGCTCCGGAACACCCGCATCCCCCGCGCGTTCCCCCACTGA
- a CDS encoding sigma-70 family RNA polymerase sigma factor: MSDELLVVRCQLGEREAFAELVQGWHPAVERYVGRMLGGSDDDVVQEIWLAVFRGLPKLRQADRFAPWLFAIARRAVMNRLRDAYSRPEPEPIDDLPGDDEAEEIVNRETLAGALAALPARERELLLLFYLEDQSLEACAQICAVPVGTVKSRLNRGRRLLRNELVRKGYEA; this comes from the coding sequence ATGAGCGATGAGTTGCTGGTGGTCCGCTGTCAGCTCGGTGAGCGGGAGGCGTTCGCCGAGCTGGTGCAGGGCTGGCATCCGGCGGTCGAGCGGTACGTCGGGCGGATGCTCGGCGGGTCCGACGACGACGTGGTGCAGGAGATCTGGTTGGCGGTCTTCCGGGGCCTGCCGAAGCTGCGGCAGGCGGACCGGTTCGCTCCGTGGCTGTTCGCCATCGCCCGCCGGGCGGTGATGAACCGGCTGCGGGACGCGTACAGCCGTCCGGAGCCGGAGCCGATCGACGACCTGCCGGGCGACGACGAGGCGGAGGAGATCGTCAACCGGGAGACGCTGGCGGGCGCGCTGGCGGCGCTGCCCGCCCGGGAACGGGAGCTGCTCCTCCTCTTCTACCTCGAGGATCAGTCGCTGGAGGCGTGCGCGCAGATCTGCGCCGTACCCGTCGGCACCGTCAAGTCGCGGCTCAACCGGGGCCGCAGGTTGTTACGCAACGAGCTGGTCCGGAAGGGGTACGAGGCATGA
- a CDS encoding NAD(P)/FAD-dependent oxidoreductase, with amino-acid sequence MSEQHGTVVIGAGPAGLTAAYELLRHGLPVQVFEADEVVGGISRTVERDGWRFDIGGHRFFTKVPRVEAFWHEILPDEDFLTRPRMSRIFYRGALFDYPLSAMNALRNLGLPEAARCLGSYARARLRPPRDQSHFEGWVSARFGWRLYSIFFKTYTEKVWGMPADRLQADWAAQRIKNLSLATAIRNALLPSRRRTDVTSLIEQFQYPKFGPGMMWERCAEQVRKRGGHLSTGSWVTAVHRDPKRRRAVSVTVDGAGGQRTQSADHVISSMPISELVAAMRPPAPPEVLACAADLRYRDFLTVALVVPAKFSFPDNWIYVHDPGVRVGRIQNFGSWSPYLVKDGRTCLGLEYFVFEGDEMWRTPDAELVALATAELERLGLVRPGVVEAGYVVRMPKAYPVYDERYQHNVDVIRAWLAEAVPNVHPVGRNGMHRYNNQDHSMLTAMLTAENIATGSTHDVWSVNVEQDYHEESGGGDGHRGTGRDAPVLPSRIVTAPITAPVGVRAGDDGGRSAQVPLA; translated from the coding sequence ATGAGCGAGCAACACGGCACGGTGGTCATCGGTGCGGGGCCGGCAGGGCTCACGGCAGCGTACGAGCTGCTCCGGCACGGTCTGCCGGTCCAGGTCTTCGAGGCCGACGAGGTGGTCGGCGGGATCAGCCGGACCGTGGAGCGCGACGGGTGGCGGTTCGACATCGGCGGGCACCGGTTCTTCACGAAGGTGCCCCGGGTGGAGGCGTTCTGGCACGAGATCCTGCCGGACGAGGACTTCCTGACCCGACCCCGGATGAGCCGGATCTTCTACCGGGGCGCGTTGTTCGACTACCCGCTCAGCGCCATGAACGCGCTGCGCAACCTGGGGCTGCCGGAGGCCGCCCGCTGTCTGGGCTCGTACGCCCGGGCCCGGCTGCGCCCGCCACGGGACCAGTCGCACTTCGAGGGCTGGGTGTCGGCCCGCTTCGGCTGGCGGCTGTACTCGATCTTCTTCAAGACGTACACCGAGAAGGTCTGGGGGATGCCTGCGGACCGGTTGCAGGCCGACTGGGCCGCGCAGCGGATCAAGAACCTGTCGCTGGCGACGGCGATCCGCAACGCGCTGCTGCCCAGCCGTCGGCGCACCGACGTGACCAGCCTGATCGAGCAGTTCCAGTACCCGAAGTTCGGGCCGGGCATGATGTGGGAGCGCTGCGCCGAGCAGGTCCGCAAGCGTGGCGGTCACCTGTCGACCGGCAGTTGGGTCACCGCCGTACACCGGGATCCGAAGCGACGGCGGGCCGTCAGCGTGACCGTCGACGGCGCGGGCGGGCAGCGGACCCAGTCGGCGGATCACGTGATCTCGTCCATGCCGATCTCGGAGCTGGTGGCCGCGATGCGCCCGCCGGCCCCCCCGGAGGTGCTGGCCTGCGCCGCCGACCTGCGCTACCGCGACTTCCTGACCGTCGCGCTGGTGGTGCCGGCAAAGTTCTCGTTCCCGGACAACTGGATCTACGTGCACGACCCGGGAGTGCGGGTGGGCCGGATCCAGAACTTCGGCTCCTGGTCGCCGTACCTCGTCAAGGACGGCCGCACCTGCCTGGGCCTGGAGTACTTCGTGTTCGAGGGCGACGAGATGTGGCGTACCCCCGATGCCGAGCTGGTGGCCCTCGCGACCGCGGAGCTGGAGCGGTTGGGGTTGGTCCGACCCGGCGTGGTGGAGGCCGGCTACGTCGTGCGGATGCCGAAGGCCTATCCGGTGTACGACGAGCGCTACCAGCACAACGTCGACGTGATCCGGGCCTGGCTGGCCGAGGCGGTGCCGAACGTGCACCCGGTGGGCCGCAACGGCATGCATCGCTACAACAACCAGGACCATTCGATGCTCACCGCGATGCTCACCGCCGAGAACATCGCCACCGGCAGTACGCACGACGTCTGGTCGGTGAACGTGGAGCAGGACTACCACGAGGAATCCGGCGGCGGCGACGGCCACCGGGGCACCGGTCGGGACGCGCCGGTGCTGCCCAGCCGCATCGTCACCGCCCCGATCACGGCACCCGTCGGGGTCCGGGCCGGCGACGACGGCGGCCGGTCCGCCCAGGTGCCGCTGGCCTGA
- a CDS encoding cellulose binding domain-containing protein, with translation MRRKPKIYVALAAILVPVTSLMMALGVAPASAAVGGSGPYPADYETSTGLANHTIFRPQTLPAERLPIVVWGNGGCSGNGLSQGNFLREIASHGFLAIANGAPNGSGSTTSQMLTQSIDWAFAENSRQGGKYYNKIDTTKVAVAGFSCGGLEAYAVSNDPRVTTTGIFSSGLLNDADDYQLRRLTKPIAYFVGGPSDIAYPNAMDDWGKLPAGLPAFMGNLNVGHGGTYDQTNGGEFGRVATLYFKWRLKGDSTAGANFVGPNCGLCRTQWTVQQKNLTLDGTPPTTPPPTTPPPTTPPPPTGGACTAVYAVQDQWNGGFVANVSVTAGTAALTGWRVTLTLPSGAAVTSLWNGVASGSSGTVTVANQSYNGRLAAGQGTSFGFQGTGNGSGATATCTGS, from the coding sequence ATGAGAAGGAAACCGAAGATCTACGTGGCCCTGGCGGCCATCCTCGTCCCGGTCACCTCGCTGATGATGGCGCTCGGCGTGGCACCGGCCAGTGCGGCGGTCGGCGGCTCCGGGCCCTACCCCGCCGACTACGAGACCTCGACCGGCCTGGCGAACCACACCATCTTCCGGCCCCAGACCCTGCCCGCCGAGCGCCTTCCCATCGTCGTATGGGGCAACGGCGGCTGCTCCGGCAACGGCCTCTCCCAGGGCAACTTCCTGCGCGAGATCGCCTCCCACGGTTTCCTCGCCATCGCCAACGGAGCCCCGAACGGCTCCGGCTCCACCACGTCGCAGATGCTCACCCAGTCCATCGACTGGGCCTTCGCGGAGAACTCCCGGCAGGGCGGCAAGTACTACAACAAGATCGACACCACGAAGGTCGCCGTCGCCGGCTTCTCCTGCGGAGGGCTGGAGGCGTACGCCGTCTCCAACGACCCGCGCGTCACCACGACCGGCATCTTCAGCAGCGGCCTGCTGAACGACGCCGACGACTACCAGCTCCGGAGGCTGACCAAGCCGATCGCCTACTTCGTCGGCGGGCCCAGCGACATCGCCTACCCGAACGCCATGGACGACTGGGGCAAACTGCCGGCCGGACTGCCCGCGTTCATGGGCAACCTGAACGTCGGGCACGGCGGCACCTACGACCAGACCAACGGCGGCGAGTTCGGCCGGGTCGCGACGCTGTACTTCAAGTGGCGCCTCAAGGGTGACAGCACCGCCGGCGCCAACTTCGTCGGCCCCAACTGCGGCCTGTGCCGCACCCAGTGGACCGTGCAGCAGAAGAACCTGACGCTCGACGGCACCCCGCCCACCACCCCACCGCCCACGACGCCGCCGCCCACCACGCCGCCGCCGCCCACCGGTGGCGCCTGCACCGCGGTCTACGCCGTCCAGGACCAGTGGAACGGCGGTTTCGTCGCCAACGTCAGCGTCACCGCAGGCACCGCCGCCCTCACCGGCTGGCGGGTCACCCTCACCCTGCCGAGCGGAGCGGCGGTCACCTCGCTGTGGAACGGCGTCGCCAGCGGCAGCAGCGGCACCGTCACCGTCGCGAACCAGAGCTACAACGGACGCCTGGCCGCCGGTCAGGGCACCAGTTTCGGATTCCAGGGCACCGGAAACGGCAGCGGGGCCACCGCCACCTGCACCGGAAGCTGA
- a CDS encoding PaaX family transcriptional regulator C-terminal domain-containing protein: MVSVHQRPDDVRVPRAQVGSSPQHLLATVLGEYLDSSDAHLPSAAVIAILREFGVSEASARSALSRLVKRGLIASRGNGRPPVYHLTPGAIARHRSRMRHFLTFGAHPPRWTGDWVQASFSIPSSGQALRHAVRRSLSALGFVGLYDSVWIRPGSDAAPVRAALDDLLHHVAGARWSIMHVRFDEESGPHGPASAYDLAALASAYSDFVERYARVRTAARDGTLDPAGALVARTSAMDSWRRFADIDPDLPAHLLPRPWPRRQARETFLDIHSALGSPAQARLVEVATPHWPDAASWITHFQASSPSD; the protein is encoded by the coding sequence ATGGTGAGCGTCCACCAGCGCCCCGACGACGTCCGAGTGCCCCGGGCCCAGGTGGGGTCCAGCCCGCAACACCTGCTGGCGACGGTGCTCGGCGAATATCTCGACTCCTCGGACGCCCACCTGCCGTCGGCGGCGGTCATCGCGATCCTGCGGGAGTTCGGAGTCAGCGAGGCCAGCGCCCGTTCCGCGCTGTCCCGGCTGGTCAAGCGTGGTCTGATCGCGAGCCGGGGCAACGGGCGGCCGCCGGTCTACCACCTCACACCGGGGGCGATCGCCCGGCATCGCTCCCGGATGCGGCACTTCCTGACCTTCGGCGCCCACCCGCCGCGCTGGACGGGTGACTGGGTGCAGGCGTCCTTCTCGATCCCGAGTTCCGGCCAGGCGTTGCGGCACGCGGTCCGCAGGTCGTTGAGCGCGCTGGGGTTCGTGGGCCTGTACGACAGCGTGTGGATCCGCCCGGGCTCCGACGCGGCACCGGTGCGGGCGGCGCTGGACGACCTGCTGCACCACGTGGCCGGCGCGCGATGGTCGATCATGCACGTCCGGTTCGACGAGGAGTCCGGGCCACACGGCCCGGCCTCCGCGTACGACCTGGCCGCGCTCGCCTCGGCGTACTCGGATTTCGTCGAGCGGTACGCGCGAGTGCGGACGGCCGCCCGCGACGGGACGCTGGACCCGGCCGGGGCGCTGGTGGCGCGGACCTCGGCGATGGACTCCTGGCGCAGGTTCGCCGACATCGACCCGGACCTGCCCGCGCATCTGCTGCCGCGGCCCTGGCCTCGCCGGCAGGCCAGGGAGACCTTCCTGGACATCCACTCCGCGCTCGGTTCGCCGGCCCAGGCGCGTCTGGTCGAGGTGGCCACTCCGCACTGGCCGGACGCCGCCTCGTGGATCACGCACTTCCAGGCTTCGAGCCCTTCAGATTGA
- a CDS encoding SAM-dependent methyltransferase, which yields MTTASPSDRIDTSVVHPARRYNYWLGGKDNFAVDRESGDQIAAVYPGVRTLARENRAFLGRAVRFLAREAGVRQFLDIGTGIPSADNTHEAAQSVAPESRVVYVDNDPMVLVHARALLTSDPSGATAYLDADLRDPEKILADPHLHATLDLSQPVALVLIAVTHFLSDDDRPHEHVARLLDALPSGSWLALTHFTTDHIPTEIVERMEAEFASGRMKQDAVPRDRAEFARFFTGLELAEPGIVPVTEWRPQVPAEQRPPLADASIYGAVGRKP from the coding sequence GTGACGACAGCATCGCCTTCGGACCGGATCGACACCAGCGTGGTGCATCCGGCTCGCCGCTACAACTACTGGCTCGGCGGCAAGGACAACTTCGCCGTCGACCGGGAGTCCGGGGACCAGATCGCCGCCGTCTACCCCGGGGTGCGCACCCTCGCGCGGGAGAACCGGGCCTTCCTCGGGCGGGCGGTGCGGTTCCTCGCCCGGGAGGCCGGTGTCCGGCAGTTCCTCGACATCGGCACGGGCATCCCGAGCGCCGACAACACCCACGAGGCCGCCCAGTCCGTCGCCCCCGAGTCCCGGGTGGTCTACGTCGACAACGACCCGATGGTGCTGGTCCACGCCCGTGCGCTACTGACCAGCGATCCGTCCGGTGCCACCGCTTACCTCGACGCCGACCTGCGGGACCCGGAGAAGATCCTCGCCGACCCGCACCTGCACGCCACGCTGGACCTGTCCCAGCCGGTGGCTCTGGTGCTGATCGCGGTGACGCACTTCCTCAGCGACGACGACCGCCCGCACGAGCACGTCGCCCGGTTGCTCGACGCGCTGCCGTCAGGCAGTTGGCTGGCGCTGACCCACTTCACCACCGACCACATCCCCACCGAGATCGTCGAGCGGATGGAAGCCGAGTTCGCCTCCGGCCGGATGAAGCAGGACGCCGTGCCCCGCGACCGGGCCGAGTTCGCCCGCTTCTTCACCGGTCTGGAGCTGGCCGAGCCGGGCATCGTCCCGGTCACCGAGTGGCGCCCGCAGGTGCCGGCGGAGCAACGACCGCCGCTGGCCGACGCCTCCATCTACGGTGCGGTCGGTCGCAAGCCCTGA
- a CDS encoding protein phosphatase 2C domain-containing protein, producing the protein MYVSLATSAGRPGRPNEDFVGAVPGAVVLLDGAGIPGAESLCSHGVVWYTRRLGAALLAQLSRDDGGDLAAVLATAIGETAAEHCDTCDIADPRSPQATVAMVRAARGSLDYLLLADCYLVLDPADGGPQVITDEREGLARRDCSAPLDGLAPGTPEYDRVRDSCAEALRARRNQVGGYWIAKDDPRAAQEAVTGSASLADLNGFALFSNGAGRIVSPYAVTDWPGVLGLLAAEGPTGVIRRVRQAEAPSGGSDFRVPDDATVAHCTFDTTCHPEDRRPGGASR; encoded by the coding sequence GTGTACGTCAGTCTGGCGACGAGCGCAGGTAGGCCCGGTCGACCGAACGAGGACTTCGTCGGCGCGGTGCCCGGTGCCGTCGTCCTGCTGGACGGTGCCGGCATCCCGGGAGCCGAGTCGCTCTGCTCCCACGGTGTCGTCTGGTACACGCGCCGCCTCGGTGCCGCACTGCTCGCGCAGCTGTCGCGTGATGACGGGGGAGACCTCGCGGCGGTCCTCGCCACCGCCATCGGCGAGACAGCCGCCGAGCACTGCGACACCTGCGACATCGCGGATCCGCGCAGCCCGCAGGCCACCGTCGCGATGGTCCGCGCCGCCCGTGGCAGTCTGGACTATCTCCTGCTCGCGGACTGCTACCTCGTCCTCGACCCGGCCGACGGCGGCCCTCAGGTGATCACTGACGAGCGTGAAGGGCTGGCCAGGCGGGACTGCTCAGCGCCCCTGGACGGCCTGGCACCGGGAACGCCGGAGTATGACCGCGTCCGCGACTCCTGCGCCGAGGCGTTGCGTGCCCGCCGCAACCAGGTGGGCGGGTACTGGATCGCCAAGGACGACCCGCGCGCGGCCCAGGAAGCGGTGACCGGCAGCGCATCCCTCGCCGACCTGAACGGTTTCGCGCTGTTCAGCAACGGCGCCGGCCGGATCGTCAGCCCGTACGCCGTGACCGACTGGCCCGGCGTGCTGGGACTGCTCGCCGCCGAAGGCCCAACCGGTGTCATCCGTCGCGTCCGACAGGCCGAAGCCCCGAGCGGCGGCTCCGACTTTCGCGTGCCGGACGACGCCACGGTCGCCCACTGCACGTTCGACACCACCTGTCACCCTGAGGACCGCCGACCAGGGGGAGCATCCCGATGA